The Populus trichocarpa isolate Nisqually-1 chromosome 11, P.trichocarpa_v4.1, whole genome shotgun sequence genome has a segment encoding these proteins:
- the LOC7472354 gene encoding AAA-ATPase At3g50940 yields MNAEEYYRNSSKKWKRCYLIYGPPGTGKSSLTAAMANHLKYDIYDLDVSEFDNNPDYLERWLIPGLPSRTVVVVEDIDCTIKPQNQGEKKVKVSDILKQLRLCAGDGQIVVFTTNHIDMLDPELLTPDLMNMHIHMPYCTISAFNQIAFNYFNISHHILFEEIEGLIKKVGVTLAEISGELLKSSDAEVSLQGLIKFLHNKIAEYDKFKA; encoded by the exons ATGAACGCAGAGGAATATTACAGAAATTCTAGCAAAAAATGGAAACGTTGTTACTTGATATACGGTCCTCCTGGCACCGGCAAGTCAAGCTTGACCGCAGCAATGGCTAATCACTTAAAATATGACATCTATGACTTGGATGTATCAGAATTCGACAACAATCCAGATTATTTAGAGCGCTGGTTGATCCCTGGACTGCCCAGTCGAACTGTAGTCGTAGTTGAGGATATAGACTGCACTATCAAGCCACAAAACCAAGGTGAAAAAAAG GTAAAGGTCTCGGATATACTTAAACAACTTCGGTTGTGCGCTGGAGATGGACAGATTGTTGTTTTCACAACCAATCACATAGACATGCTCGACCCAGAATTGTTGACTCCTGATCTGATGAACATGCACATTCACATGCCATATTGCACCATTTCTGCTTTCAACCAAATAGCTTTCAACTATTTCAATATTTCCCATCACATACTCTTCGAGGAGATTGAAGGTCTTATAAAGAAGGTTGGAGTTACTCTTGCAGAAATTTCAGGAGAGCTTCTGAAGAGTAGCGATGCTGAAGTTTCCCTCCAAGGCCTAATCAAATTTCTTCACAACAAGATTGCTGAATATGACAAGTTCAAAGCTTAG
- the LOC7455954 gene encoding olee1-like protein, protein MAKCFTVAAFVATALCFSSVLISAYAADYLDVEGKVYCDTCRVEFQTKISDAIPGAKVKLVCNNRENGTLTYTVEGTTDSSGTYRLPVVGDHEEDICEVRLVESPRADCNEPFKSVDSARILLTKNVGVVDNLRYANALGYMKKVAQPECAKVLEEMGFLPVEA, encoded by the exons ATGGCAAAGTGTTTCACCGTTGCTGCCTTCGTTGCTACAGCTCTCTGCTTCTCCTCCGTTCTCATCTCCGCCTATGCTGCAGATTACTTAGATGTCGAAGGCAAGGTTTACTGTGACACTTGCCGGGTTGAGTTTCAGACCAAGATCAGCGACGCCATTCCAG GTGCCAAGGTGAAGCTGGTATGCAACAACCGTGAGAATGGCACATTGACATATACCGTGGAGGGCACAACTGACAGCAGTGGCACATACCGCCTACCTGTGGTGGGAGATCACGAGGAAGATATCTGTGAGGTTAGGTTGGTGGAGAGCCCCAGAGCCGATTGCAATGAACCATTCAAGAGCGTTGATTCTGCTAGGATCCTCCTCACCAAGAACGTTGGAGTGGTGGATAATCTCCGATATGCCAATGCTCTTGGGTACATGAAGAAGGTGGCTCAACCAGAATGTGCAAAAGTACTCGAAGAAATGGGTTTCCTTCCTGTTGAGGCgtaa
- the LOC7455953 gene encoding AAA-ATPase At3g50940, with protein sequence MVSLQNRQTIIAFATLAASIMLVRRIASAFVPSGVQRYFSNLHSFSSHFSTQLLTVVVEKDQRPEFNQLFQAADFYWGTLVTSSIIRGREAEEETAVDKDLEILDVFRNVKIRWKLVFTEVEQFDIEKINTTMQSGRRAYELTFHKEHKDTVLNLYLAYVLEQEKAIKEERRVQRFQKFRNRRWELDDTFEHTTNFKTLVMEPQLKKILLDDLNTFMSAQEKYRRIGKAWNRRYLLCGPPGTGKSDLIAAMANHLNYDIYKLDRTDFNIHYIMHHEVPSKSILVFKDIDCDVELLDQEYENGPENYDEHKRMMSLFLEATDGLWLSCSNELILVYMANNKAMLDPALLGRTDMHINMSYCTISTFKQLAFQYLAVQHHKFFEEIEGLIEDVEVAPEEVLRQLMKSSDMEASFQGLVKFLHDKKFNLEKPETSMKTDSIE encoded by the exons ATGGTGTCCCTTCAAAACAGGCAAACTATCATTGCATTTGCCACTCTTGCTGCTTCCATAATGCTTGTTCGTAGAATTGCCAGTGCCTTCGTCCCTTCTGGTGTCCAAAGATACTTCTCCAACCTCCATAGCTTCTCTTCCCATTTCTCCACTCAACTACTCACTGTTGTTGTAGAAAAAGATCAAAGGCCAGAGTTTAACCAATTGTTTCAGGCAGCTGATTTCTACTGGGGCACTCTGGTTACCTCATCAATAATCAGGGGTAGAGAGGCTGAGGAAGAAACTGCCGTCGACAAAGATCTTGAGATTCTTGATGTTTTTCGAAATGTGAAAATAAGGTGGAAATTGGTTTTCACAGAGGTTGAGCAGTTTGATATTGAGAAAATAAACACAACCATGCAATCAGGTAGAAGAGCCTATGAGCTAACTTTCCACAAGGAACACAAAGATACTGTGCTGAATCTGTACTTGGCATACGTTTTGGAGCAAGAAAAGGccattaaagaagaaagaagggtTCAACGGTTTCAAAAGTTCCGCAACAGACGGTGGGAATTGGACGACACATTTGAGCACACAACAAACTTCAAGACCCTTGTAATGGAACCACAGCTGAAGAAAATACTATTGGATGATTTGAACACCTTCATGAGTGCTCAGGAAAAGTACAGAAGAATTGGGAAAGCTTGGAATCGTCGGTACTTGTTATGTGGCCCTCCTGGCACAGGCAAGTCAGACTTGATTGCAGCCATGGCTAATCACTTAAATTATGACATCTACAAGCTGGATCGAACAGATTTTAATATTCACTACATCATGCATCACGAAGTCCCCAGTAAATCAATTTTGGTGTTCAAGGATATCGATTGCGATGTCGAGCTACTAGATCAAGAATATGAGAACGGACCAGAGAATTATGATGAACATAAG AGGATGATGTCTCTGTTCCTCGAAGCCACTGATGGACTATGGTTATCTTGCAGCAACGAACTTATTCTCGTTTATATGGCCAATAACAAAGCAATGCTTGATCCAGCTTTACTTGGTCGCACGGACATGCACATTAACATGTCATATTGTACCATCTCTACATTCAAGCAACTAGCCTTCCAGTATCTTGCAGTTCAACATCACAAATtctttgaagaaattgaaggacTCATAGAGGATGTTGAAGTCGCCCCTGAAGAAGTCTTACGACAATTAATGAAGAGTAGTGACATGGAAGCTTCTTTCCAAGGCCTTGTTAAATTCCTTCATGACAAgaaatttaatcttgaaaaaccTGAAACCAGCATGAAAACTGATTCTATAGAATag